A window of Brachybacterium fresconis contains these coding sequences:
- a CDS encoding peptidoglycan-binding domain-containing protein produces MAHNNTHRAFGRAVTPVGTAGRALRGTGGAAVLGTVLLGSAFAAGPAQAAPAASPAAPAISAQAAAPAAPAPAHATSVSTAEKLRWGSQGSSVEQLQTALNEHGASLSVDGKFGKLTHGAVKDFQRSHGLKIDGIVGPETRGALNGGASTSGGGTSAPAPSNSATNSQQAIVDAARSQIGASYSWGTSKPGVSFDCSGLSSYAYKQAGIDLPRTSSQQVAAGTTISKSEAQPGDLVVWPGHLGIYAGGDTVIDAGRSPGAVTERTIWGSPTFVTFR; encoded by the coding sequence ATGGCCCATAACAACACCCACCGCGCCTTCGGCCGAGCAGTCACGCCTGTCGGGACCGCTGGCCGCGCGTTGCGGGGCACCGGCGGTGCCGCTGTCCTCGGCACGGTCCTCCTCGGATCCGCTTTCGCCGCGGGCCCGGCTCAGGCCGCCCCCGCCGCGTCGCCCGCCGCACCTGCCATTTCTGCACAGGCTGCTGCGCCGGCGGCGCCGGCCCCGGCACACGCGACGTCCGTCTCCACGGCCGAGAAGCTGCGGTGGGGATCGCAGGGCTCGTCGGTCGAGCAGCTCCAGACGGCACTGAACGAACACGGTGCCTCGCTGTCCGTCGACGGAAAGTTCGGCAAGCTCACCCATGGGGCCGTGAAGGACTTCCAGCGCTCGCATGGCCTGAAGATCGACGGCATCGTGGGCCCCGAGACGCGCGGCGCACTGAACGGCGGCGCATCGACCTCGGGCGGTGGAACCTCTGCTCCCGCCCCCTCGAACTCCGCGACGAACTCGCAGCAGGCGATCGTCGACGCCGCGCGCAGCCAGATCGGGGCCTCCTACTCGTGGGGGACCTCCAAGCCGGGCGTCAGCTTCGACTGCTCGGGCCTGAGCTCCTACGCGTACAAGCAGGCCGGTATCGACCTGCCCCGTACCTCGTCGCAGCAGGTCGCGGCCGGCACCACGATCTCCAAGTCCGAGGCCCAGCCCGGTGACCTCGTGGTGTGGCCCGGCCACCTCGGCATCTACGCCGGTGGCGACACGGTCATCGACGCGGGACGCAGCCCGGGTGCCGTCACGGAGCGGACCATCTGGGGTTCGCCGACCTTCGTCACCTTCCGCTG
- a CDS encoding histone-like nucleoid-structuring protein Lsr2 produces the protein MARKTQVLLVDDIDGSDATNTVTFGLDGVSYEIDLNEDNTRQLRSEMEKWTVMARRTGGRAQRGTGASTGGDAAKIRQWAVANGYEVSERGRIRADVREAYAKAN, from the coding sequence ATGGCTCGCAAGACCCAGGTTCTGCTCGTTGACGATATCGATGGTTCGGATGCAACGAACACGGTGACGTTTGGGCTGGACGGCGTCTCGTACGAGATCGACCTGAACGAGGACAACACTCGTCAGCTGCGCTCCGAGATGGAGAAGTGGACCGTTATGGCGCGGCGCACTGGTGGTCGTGCGCAGCGCGGCACCGGTGCCAGCACCGGCGGCGACGCCGCGAAGATCCGCCAGTGGGCGGTCGCGAACGGTTACGAGGTCTCGGAGCGGGGTCGCATTCGCGCCGATGTCCGTGAGGCCTACGCCAAGGCGAACTGA
- a CDS encoding IS30 family transposase, translating to MVRRRLTFAERMEISTGSKAGWGVRRIASHLGRCPSVVSREMRRNSTKTRGYQAVTADVKAQRQRSRPQVRKVAKDPVLEARVNADLAASWTPNEIAGRLRLEAADPTVDRMANSPDAQGRTVSGEAIYQYIYAIPRGELAKRGIFLQSKRTKRRPRTTGRTRGGPIVGMVPIAERGEDAAKRRVPGHWEGDLIIGKNGSSCAATLVERMSGFTGLLALPSKHAEGTADAVIEYFTELPRMMQSSLAWDQGSEMAQHAKVSLATDMPVYFADPHSPWQRPSNENTNRLYREYLPKGTVIPDHQPYLTTIAEEINNRPRRRLGFLTPTESFARLLAGEPHVASTL from the coding sequence ATGGTGCGGCGGCGGCTCACGTTCGCGGAGCGGATGGAGATCTCGACGGGATCGAAGGCCGGGTGGGGAGTCCGTCGAATCGCTTCTCACCTGGGTAGATGCCCGTCAGTGGTCTCCAGGGAGATGCGACGGAACTCGACGAAGACACGTGGCTACCAAGCCGTGACCGCGGACGTGAAAGCGCAACGCCAGCGTTCGCGTCCACAGGTCCGGAAGGTTGCGAAGGATCCGGTGCTCGAGGCCAGGGTGAACGCCGACCTCGCGGCGTCGTGGACGCCAAACGAGATCGCGGGTCGCTTGCGTCTGGAGGCCGCAGACCCGACCGTTGACCGCATGGCGAACTCTCCCGACGCTCAGGGCCGCACCGTCAGCGGAGAAGCGATCTACCAGTACATCTACGCGATCCCCCGCGGGGAACTCGCCAAGCGCGGGATCTTTCTGCAGTCCAAGCGGACCAAGCGCCGGCCCCGCACCACCGGCCGGACCAGGGGCGGGCCGATCGTGGGGATGGTCCCGATCGCGGAACGGGGCGAGGACGCCGCGAAGCGGCGGGTGCCGGGGCACTGGGAGGGCGACCTGATCATCGGGAAGAACGGCAGCTCGTGCGCCGCGACCCTGGTGGAACGGATGAGCGGGTTCACCGGCCTGCTCGCCCTACCCTCCAAACACGCCGAGGGCACGGCGGACGCGGTCATCGAGTACTTCACCGAGCTACCCCGGATGATGCAGTCCTCGCTGGCGTGGGACCAGGGCTCCGAGATGGCGCAGCACGCGAAGGTCTCCCTGGCCACGGACATGCCAGTCTACTTCGCCGACCCCCACTCGCCCTGGCAGCGGCCGTCCAACGAGAACACGAACCGGCTCTACCGGGAGTACCTCCCCAAGGGCACCGTGATCCCCGACCACCAGCCCTACCTCACCACCATCGCCGAAGAGATCAACAACCGACCCCGACGCCGACTCGGCTTCCTGACACCGACAGAATCCTTCGCCCGACTACTTGCCGGCGAACCCCATGTTGCTTCCACGCTTTGA
- the istA gene encoding IS21 family transposase: MKKSDREIMEILEAFDATGSAHSAAPLAGVDAKTVRRYVAARDAGAPVTGPGRRPRMLDGFLPKIEEWVDRSSGKVRADVVHERLVSLGFEGTERTTRRAVARVKAAWRAGRQRTYRPWITEPGLWLQFDWGEGPKVPGPDGTLRRTWLFCAWLAFSRFRVVIPVWDQTLPTLITCLDATLRRLGGVPTYVLTDNPKTVSIDHVAGVPVRHPQIVEVGRHYGMGVHTCVPFDPESKGGTESTVKIAKADVVPTDANLRSDYASFAELEAACEAFMGKVNQRRHRESARIPAEALAEERARLHVLPSAPHTMALGQTRMVNTDQTVRFGSVRYSTPPGLVGAEVWVRAAGMELVVIADLDALPRVPDWAGGRSGLVEVARHQLSTPGTPRIDLSHYPDHPQDPAGAPRLLRPRARNSAERDFLALGDGAQAWLIEASAAGTVRIRAKMAAAVELAALVGTEAVDAALGIAAAAGRFAEGDLATIVDHHASGATAADLVIADETYSIQPGTTSWAGFTTTRKEHTR, from the coding sequence ATGAAGAAGTCTGACAGGGAGATCATGGAGATTCTGGAAGCGTTCGACGCGACGGGAAGTGCGCACTCGGCCGCGCCGCTGGCGGGGGTGGATGCGAAGACAGTGCGGCGCTACGTCGCCGCCCGTGACGCTGGAGCCCCGGTGACGGGGCCGGGCCGGCGGCCACGGATGCTCGATGGGTTCTTACCCAAGATCGAGGAATGGGTCGACCGGTCCAGCGGCAAGGTCCGCGCCGATGTGGTCCACGAGCGGCTGGTCTCGCTGGGGTTCGAGGGCACCGAGCGAACCACCCGGCGGGCGGTCGCGCGGGTCAAGGCGGCGTGGCGGGCCGGACGTCAGCGCACGTATCGGCCCTGGATCACCGAGCCGGGCTTGTGGTTGCAGTTCGACTGGGGCGAGGGCCCGAAGGTCCCCGGCCCGGACGGGACGCTGCGGCGGACGTGGCTGTTCTGCGCCTGGCTGGCCTTTTCGAGGTTCCGGGTCGTGATCCCGGTCTGGGACCAGACCTTGCCGACGCTGATCACGTGCCTGGACGCGACGCTACGGCGTCTGGGCGGGGTGCCGACCTATGTGCTGACCGACAATCCCAAGACCGTCTCGATCGATCACGTGGCCGGGGTGCCGGTCCGCCACCCGCAGATCGTCGAGGTCGGTCGCCACTACGGCATGGGCGTCCATACCTGTGTCCCGTTCGATCCGGAGTCCAAGGGCGGGACCGAATCGACGGTGAAGATCGCCAAGGCCGACGTGGTGCCCACCGACGCGAACCTGCGCTCCGACTACGCCTCGTTCGCCGAGCTCGAGGCCGCCTGCGAGGCATTCATGGGGAAGGTCAATCAGCGCCGCCACCGGGAGTCCGCCCGGATCCCCGCCGAGGCGCTGGCCGAGGAGCGTGCCCGGTTGCATGTGCTGCCGTCTGCTCCGCACACGATGGCGCTGGGCCAGACCCGGATGGTCAATACCGATCAGACGGTGCGGTTCGGGTCGGTGCGCTACTCCACGCCGCCGGGCCTGGTCGGGGCCGAGGTCTGGGTCCGTGCGGCTGGGATGGAGCTGGTGGTCATCGCAGACCTCGACGCCCTGCCACGAGTCCCAGACTGGGCCGGCGGGCGGAGCGGGCTGGTCGAGGTCGCCCGCCACCAGCTCTCGACTCCGGGGACCCCGCGGATCGACCTGTCCCACTATCCCGACCACCCCCAGGACCCCGCCGGCGCGCCACGCCTACTGCGGCCGCGGGCCCGCAACAGCGCCGAGCGCGACTTCCTGGCCCTCGGGGACGGGGCGCAGGCCTGGCTGATCGAAGCCTCCGCGGCCGGGACGGTGCGGATCCGAGCCAAGATGGCCGCCGCTGTTGAACTCGCCGCCCTGGTCGGCACCGAGGCCGTCGATGCCGCGCTGGGAATCGCCGCAGCGGCAGGGCGCTTCGCCGAGGGCGACCTCGCCACGATCGTTGACCACCACGCCAGCGGTGCCACTGCCGCCGACCTCGTGATCGCCGACGAGACCTACTCCATCCAGCCCGGCACCACCAGCTGGGCCGGGTTCACCACCACCCGCAAGGAGCACACCCGATGA
- the istB gene encoding IS21-like element helper ATPase IstB: protein MTATTTMLAPPLPEDLTAVLKRMRMPYLRAAAPDVLATAKSQRWDPTEVLRVLLAEEVRGRDAATKAMRRKSAGLPAGKTFETWREKDSSIPAPTQSALATLEWIHRAENLAISGPSGTGKTHFVEALAHQVIDAGMRVSWFTLESLTAAIGRASVDGSISKVIARIARADLIVVDDIGMLPSGQAAAEAFYRLVDATYERRSLAVTSNLHPSGFDSFMPKTLATAAVDRLLHHAHVITTEGTSMRLAEATAGHGVVPLT from the coding sequence ATGACCGCCACCACGACGATGCTCGCGCCGCCGTTGCCCGAGGATCTCACCGCAGTTCTGAAGCGCATGCGCATGCCCTATCTGCGAGCTGCGGCCCCGGACGTGCTGGCCACCGCGAAGTCCCAGCGCTGGGACCCCACCGAGGTCCTTCGCGTGCTACTCGCTGAGGAGGTCCGAGGCAGGGACGCGGCCACGAAAGCGATGCGCCGCAAGAGCGCCGGACTGCCGGCCGGCAAGACCTTCGAGACCTGGCGCGAGAAAGATTCCTCGATTCCTGCCCCGACCCAGTCGGCCCTGGCCACCCTGGAATGGATCCACCGCGCCGAGAACCTCGCCATCAGCGGACCCTCCGGGACCGGGAAGACACACTTCGTCGAGGCCCTCGCCCACCAGGTGATCGATGCCGGTATGCGGGTCTCCTGGTTCACCCTGGAGTCGCTGACCGCCGCGATCGGACGGGCCAGCGTGGACGGCTCCATCAGCAAGGTCATCGCCCGCATCGCCCGCGCCGACCTGATCGTCGTCGACGACATCGGCATGCTGCCCTCAGGGCAGGCTGCCGCCGAGGCCTTCTACCGACTCGTCGACGCGACCTACGAGCGCAGGAGCCTGGCCGTGACCAGCAATCTTCATCCCTCCGGTTTCGACAGCTTCATGCCCAAGACCCTCGCCACCGCGGCCGTGGACCGCCTCCTGCACCACGCCCACGTCATCACCACCGAGGGCACCTCGATGCGCCTGGCCGAAGCCACCGCCGGACACGGCGTCGTCCCACTGACCTAA
- a CDS encoding IS481 family transposase — protein sequence MSHANAALTPRARLRLARLIVEEHWPVAVAAKMFMVSPPTARKWAARFRAEGPTGMRDRSSRPHSMPTRTPPAMVKRIVKARWRRRLGPVQIAGELRIAASTVHAVLVRCRINRLSRIDRVTGEPIRRYEHDHPGSLIHVDVTKFGRIPDGGRHRFVGRQQGLKHRAATSDREGTRNYRYQPRLGVGYLHTVIDDHSRVAYLEMHSDERKETAVGVLRRAVAWFAEHEVSVERVLSDNGSAYRSGAWRDACTELGITHKRTRPYRPQTNGKIERFHRTLADGWAYARFYTSETERRAALPGWLHFYNHHRIHSAIGAPPASRINNLSGHHI from the coding sequence ATGTCCCACGCTAACGCCGCTCTGACCCCGCGCGCTCGTCTGCGGCTGGCTCGACTCATCGTCGAGGAGCATTGGCCTGTCGCTGTCGCGGCGAAGATGTTCATGGTCTCGCCGCCAACGGCCCGGAAGTGGGCGGCTCGCTTCCGGGCCGAGGGCCCCACCGGAATGCGTGATCGATCCAGCCGGCCCCACTCGATGCCGACCAGAACGCCGCCGGCGATGGTGAAGCGGATCGTCAAGGCCAGGTGGCGTCGACGGCTCGGGCCCGTGCAGATCGCCGGCGAGCTCCGCATCGCGGCGTCGACGGTCCATGCCGTTCTCGTGCGCTGCCGGATCAACCGGCTCAGTCGCATCGACCGGGTCACCGGCGAGCCGATCCGCCGATACGAGCACGACCATCCAGGGTCGCTGATCCACGTCGACGTCACGAAGTTCGGTCGTATCCCTGACGGTGGCAGGCACCGGTTCGTTGGACGACAGCAGGGACTGAAACATCGAGCGGCGACTTCGGACCGCGAAGGCACCCGCAACTACCGCTATCAGCCGCGCCTCGGGGTCGGCTACCTGCATACCGTCATCGATGATCACTCAAGGGTTGCCTACCTCGAGATGCACTCCGATGAGCGCAAGGAGACCGCCGTCGGGGTACTGCGGCGCGCGGTCGCATGGTTCGCCGAGCACGAGGTGAGTGTCGAACGGGTGTTGTCGGACAACGGCTCGGCCTATCGGTCGGGGGCCTGGCGCGATGCTTGCACGGAACTCGGGATCACGCACAAGCGGACCCGGCCCTACCGGCCTCAGACGAACGGGAAGATCGAACGATTCCACCGCACGCTCGCCGACGGCTGGGCCTACGCCCGCTTCTACACGTCAGAGACCGAACGCAGGGCCGCGCTGCCCGGATGGCTGCACTTCTATAATCACCACCGGATCCACTCCGCGATCGGAGCCCCACCCGCCAGCAGGATCAACAACCTCTCTGGACATCACATCTAG
- a CDS encoding AAA family ATPase, whose translation MTLTLMCGLSFSGKSTLAARLAEGLPASVISLDLINEERGLYGGQGIPWEEWAKTNQIAHERGQALLEAGHHVVVDDTGSPRFIRDGWRAVAERSNAPFALVWVQIGADLQSERIRVNRRSHDRHDVTDSVLQEHRASFEPPTDEDALVIDAESTADPEQVAALAHELSSLRVP comes from the coding sequence ATGACACTGACGCTGATGTGTGGACTGTCCTTCTCGGGTAAGAGCACCTTGGCAGCCCGATTGGCTGAGGGTCTACCTGCGAGCGTGATCAGCCTCGACCTCATCAACGAGGAGCGCGGCCTATACGGCGGCCAGGGCATTCCGTGGGAGGAGTGGGCAAAGACGAACCAGATCGCCCACGAGCGTGGCCAAGCGCTACTGGAGGCAGGTCACCACGTCGTCGTAGACGACACCGGTTCGCCGCGCTTCATTCGCGATGGATGGCGGGCTGTCGCGGAGAGGTCCAACGCGCCGTTCGCGCTCGTCTGGGTGCAGATCGGCGCTGACCTGCAAAGCGAACGCATTCGCGTCAACAGAAGATCTCACGATCGCCACGACGTCACGGACTCTGTCCTGCAAGAACATCGCGCGAGTTTTGAACCTCCGACCGACGAGGACGCACTGGTCATCGATGCCGAGAGCACAGCAGACCCCGAGCAGGTCGCGGCGCTCGCACACGAGCTGAGCTCCCTTCGAGTTCCCTAG
- a CDS encoding J domain-containing protein, with protein sequence MALTHYETLGVPRDASRTEITAAFRTQMRALHGDAGGDDELAKHVSAAYNVLSSASRRATYDRTLAIQDPPSAAEPPPAPNAARRRVFHPEHRTEAARMLDVDPTLWDWYIPVDVSSSETDTKTPRRRHARTVLLVVAFLAWVLAGAAAATTLGLPLARIEALSTPMALLCGVGAHLVWSLLVITRSILRRWGLVGTLLITVAGAVCIYLDAGTPLPMLGSPLCLIASMLTTCASFGVVLSRSSREDGIIDSSFITQVGATSIGSRSADIERLLSALTGAFGHRDGARVILLPDRVTPRAGVSLVRSQVAIVVGRSVHLIAVPPLGADGLEIAGSEIISDGQVHCNVVRDEVQALQARYGRGSDVHGYIVPTKLSTAPTEIEMAGDVSFGSLSQVLDAIGTDAGPSLDRPHTLFRHRALESMSLLV encoded by the coding sequence GTGGCACTAACGCACTACGAGACCCTCGGCGTGCCCCGCGATGCCTCGAGAACCGAGATCACCGCTGCCTTCCGTACTCAGATGCGGGCACTGCACGGTGATGCTGGCGGTGACGATGAGCTCGCCAAACACGTCAGCGCGGCATACAACGTCCTGTCCAGTGCTTCTCGGCGGGCCACCTACGACCGCACCCTGGCAATCCAGGACCCGCCTTCCGCCGCCGAGCCGCCGCCAGCTCCGAATGCCGCACGGCGCCGCGTCTTTCATCCCGAGCACAGAACTGAAGCCGCTCGAATGTTGGATGTCGATCCCACCCTTTGGGACTGGTATATCCCCGTCGATGTGAGCTCATCTGAGACGGACACGAAGACCCCGCGTCGTCGGCACGCCCGCACAGTCCTGCTCGTAGTCGCCTTCCTGGCTTGGGTATTGGCCGGGGCAGCCGCTGCCACAACACTTGGCCTGCCGCTCGCGCGCATCGAAGCACTCTCGACGCCGATGGCGCTTCTGTGCGGAGTGGGAGCTCACCTGGTCTGGTCGCTGCTGGTGATCACGCGGAGCATCCTCCGCCGGTGGGGACTGGTCGGAACCCTCCTCATCACCGTGGCAGGGGCCGTGTGTATCTACCTTGACGCTGGCACGCCGCTCCCCATGCTCGGCAGCCCGCTCTGCCTCATCGCAAGCATGCTCACGACCTGTGCATCCTTCGGCGTCGTGCTGTCCCGCTCTTCGCGGGAGGACGGGATCATCGACTCCTCGTTCATCACGCAGGTCGGCGCTACGTCGATTGGCTCCCGCAGTGCTGACATCGAGCGACTGCTCAGCGCGCTGACAGGCGCATTCGGCCACCGTGACGGCGCGCGCGTGATCCTGCTGCCTGACCGGGTGACTCCTCGTGCCGGCGTTTCCCTGGTGCGGTCACAGGTCGCCATCGTCGTCGGCCGGTCCGTGCACCTGATCGCGGTACCGCCGCTCGGCGCCGACGGCCTGGAGATCGCCGGATCCGAGATCATCAGCGACGGCCAGGTCCATTGCAACGTCGTCCGCGACGAGGTGCAGGCACTCCAAGCTCGCTATGGTCGCGGCTCCGACGTTCACGGATACATCGTGCCCACGAAGCTCTCAACCGCCCCGACGGAGATCGAGATGGCGGGCGACGTCTCGTTCGGCTCGCTCAGCCAGGTCCTCGATGCGATCGGGACCGACGCCGGACCAAGCCTTGATCGGCCCCACACGTTGTTCCGGCACCGGGCGCTGGAGTCCATGTCGCTACTGGTCTGA
- a CDS encoding ISL3 family transposase translates to MHENTGSQRDAASTIFNLPNYRVIDAVDLPDGSRRVVIASTVPPGCPSCGALATQVHSRRMQQVRDVPVAGATVVVWAKRRWFCLEPACARGTFAEATEQIPRYARSTTRLRDQVVSAVITSGRAASEVARAHGVSWWLVQAALSAAAVVLTDVEKTCVTRLGIDEHRYRSVRWFRTDQGSWRRFEPWMTTLVDLATGQVLGIVDGRDSATVGDWLAQRSEAWRERIEIVAIDPSAAFRKALRTYLPRAAVSVDKFHLVKLGNDMVTTIRQRLARTHRGRRGRKDDPAWAHRMLLLRGGDTLTPRAWERLEDVFRTDDPTDELSAAWGIKEQLRRLLATDTLAQAWDERMRMGYFAQIANMPEATKLYDTVVAWWDAIEVLIVTGATTARVEAANTGIKNIKRTGRGFRNAENYRMRILLTSAARTVA, encoded by the coding sequence GTGCACGAGAATACTGGTTCGCAGCGGGATGCTGCGAGCACGATCTTCAACCTGCCCAACTACCGCGTCATCGATGCCGTCGACCTGCCCGATGGCAGCCGGCGGGTGGTGATCGCCTCGACCGTCCCGCCGGGCTGTCCGTCCTGCGGGGCGCTCGCGACGCAGGTCCACTCCCGCCGGATGCAGCAAGTCAGGGACGTTCCCGTCGCCGGGGCGACGGTGGTGGTGTGGGCCAAGCGGCGCTGGTTCTGTCTCGAGCCGGCCTGCGCCCGGGGCACGTTCGCTGAGGCCACCGAGCAGATCCCCCGATACGCCCGCTCGACCACCAGGCTGCGCGATCAAGTCGTCTCGGCCGTGATCACCTCCGGCCGGGCAGCTTCCGAGGTCGCCCGGGCCCACGGCGTCTCGTGGTGGCTGGTCCAGGCCGCCCTCAGCGCCGCTGCCGTGGTCCTGACCGACGTCGAGAAGACGTGCGTGACCCGGCTGGGCATCGATGAGCACCGCTACCGGTCAGTGCGCTGGTTCCGCACCGATCAGGGCTCCTGGAGGCGGTTCGAGCCGTGGATGACGACACTGGTCGACCTGGCCACCGGGCAGGTCCTGGGCATCGTCGACGGCCGCGACAGCGCCACCGTCGGGGACTGGCTCGCCCAGCGCTCCGAGGCCTGGCGGGAGCGGATCGAGATCGTCGCGATCGACCCCTCGGCCGCGTTCCGCAAAGCACTACGGACCTACCTGCCCCGCGCCGCGGTCTCGGTCGACAAGTTCCACCTCGTAAAGCTCGGCAACGACATGGTCACCACCATCAGGCAGCGCCTGGCCCGCACCCACCGCGGTCGCCGGGGCCGCAAGGACGACCCGGCCTGGGCCCACCGGATGCTGCTGCTACGCGGCGGCGACACCCTCACCCCGCGAGCCTGGGAGCGGCTCGAGGACGTGTTCCGCACCGATGACCCCACCGACGAGCTCTCCGCCGCCTGGGGCATCAAGGAGCAACTCCGCCGCCTGCTGGCCACCGACACCCTCGCCCAGGCCTGGGACGAACGGATGCGGATGGGCTACTTCGCCCAGATCGCGAACATGCCCGAGGCGACAAAGCTCTACGACACCGTCGTGGCCTGGTGGGACGCGATCGAGGTCCTCATCGTCACCGGCGCGACCACCGCCCGCGTCGAGGCCGCGAACACCGGCATCAAGAACATCAAACGCACCGGCCGCGGATTCCGCAACGCGGAGAACTACCGGATGCGTATCCTGCTGACCAGCGCCGCGAGAACCGTAGCGTGA
- a CDS encoding DUF881 domain-containing protein — MPAPTRSTPHGETPYSPSSLLRALTANPYDVDALREQDPHPEPAPPDNAAMRTLTVLLALALGFVVAVAVVDLRQGAAGDDDPRALLEQEVIEARGEIDALEDRQETLEGEIADAQAAVLDDTDAGASERLHAYEAAGTGSARTGPGVVLTVEDSAPLPAGPGGTAGSVNRVTDGDLQIAVNGLWAAGAEAIAVNGQRLSATSAIRTAGSAVLVDFRPLSPPYEITALGDPDDLREGVDAGETGQYLSGISTRFGIQLSWSSAEELTVPARTVGTLHEASALETPRSSTPGNGSSTAPDNDPASGDGSRKESE, encoded by the coding sequence ATGCCTGCTCCGACGCGGTCGACGCCCCACGGCGAGACCCCGTACTCGCCGTCCTCCCTGCTGCGCGCGCTGACCGCGAATCCGTACGACGTCGACGCCCTGCGGGAGCAGGATCCCCACCCCGAGCCCGCCCCGCCGGACAACGCGGCCATGCGCACGCTCACGGTGCTGCTCGCCCTCGCCCTGGGCTTCGTCGTCGCCGTCGCGGTCGTCGATCTCCGCCAGGGTGCAGCCGGGGACGACGACCCCCGCGCCCTGCTCGAGCAGGAGGTGATCGAGGCCCGCGGCGAGATCGACGCGCTGGAGGACCGGCAGGAGACCCTCGAGGGGGAGATCGCCGACGCCCAGGCCGCGGTCCTGGACGACACCGATGCCGGGGCCTCCGAGCGCCTGCACGCCTACGAGGCCGCCGGGACGGGCTCGGCCCGGACCGGGCCCGGCGTCGTGCTCACCGTCGAGGACTCCGCCCCGCTGCCGGCGGGCCCCGGGGGCACGGCCGGGAGCGTCAACCGCGTCACCGACGGCGATCTGCAGATCGCCGTCAACGGACTGTGGGCCGCCGGCGCCGAGGCGATCGCGGTCAACGGCCAGCGGCTCAGCGCCACCAGCGCGATCCGCACCGCCGGCTCCGCGGTGCTGGTGGACTTCCGCCCCCTGTCCCCGCCATATGAGATCACCGCCCTCGGGGACCCCGATGACCTGCGCGAGGGCGTCGACGCGGGCGAGACGGGCCAGTACCTCTCGGGGATCTCCACCCGCTTCGGCATCCAGCTGTCCTGGAGCAGCGCCGAGGAGCTCACGGTCCCGGCACGCACCGTCGGCACCCTCCACGAAGCCTCCGCCCTCGAGACCCCGCGCTCGAGCACCCCCGGGAACGGCTCGTCCACCGCCCCCGACAACGACCCCGCCTCCGGCGACGGGTCGCGGAAGGAGTCCGAATGA
- a CDS encoding small basic family protein yields MIALIGLALGLGLGIVVQPDVPAMLQPYLPIAVVAALDTLAGGLRASLDGAFDAHVFITSFLFNVLIAAFLVFLGDQLGVGAQLSTAVIVVLGIRIFSNAAAIRRLLFRS; encoded by the coding sequence ATGATCGCCCTGATCGGCCTGGCCCTCGGCCTCGGACTGGGCATCGTGGTCCAGCCCGACGTGCCCGCCATGCTCCAGCCCTACCTCCCGATCGCCGTGGTCGCCGCGCTGGACACCCTGGCCGGGGGACTGCGGGCGAGCCTCGACGGCGCCTTCGACGCCCACGTGTTCATCACCTCGTTCCTGTTCAACGTCCTGATCGCGGCCTTCCTGGTGTTCCTCGGCGACCAGCTGGGGGTCGGGGCCCAGCTGTCCACCGCCGTGATCGTGGTGCTCGGGATCCGCATCTTCTCCAACGCCGCCGCCATCCGACGTCTGCTCTTCCGGTCATGA
- a CDS encoding DUF881 domain-containing protein, with protein MSEGTRTPESRTEQQLVRRRLRETLRPRPTGTQLIVGVLCLLLGLSIAAQVRQTDDSLEGASQQELVRLLDESGRHAADLEVTNSELDRTLETLRSGQEDDVAARDAAQQRLETLEIVAGTIPAHGRGIVVSIADPTGGVRSSTLLGVLQELRNAGAEVVQIDDVRVVASSSITTAADGRLVVDGSVLTAPYTIRAVGDPEVMEPALRIPGGAADSVTGDGGTLAVAIEPDVQIDATVELSEPEYSRVVK; from the coding sequence ATGAGCGAGGGCACCCGCACCCCGGAGAGCCGCACGGAGCAGCAGCTCGTGCGGAGACGGCTGCGCGAGACCCTGCGTCCCCGGCCCACCGGGACCCAGCTGATCGTCGGCGTGCTGTGCCTGCTGCTGGGGCTGTCCATCGCCGCGCAGGTGCGGCAGACGGACGACTCCCTCGAGGGGGCCTCCCAGCAGGAGCTGGTGCGGCTGCTGGACGAGTCGGGCCGGCATGCGGCCGACCTCGAGGTCACCAACTCCGAACTGGATCGCACGCTGGAGACGCTGCGCTCCGGCCAGGAGGACGACGTCGCCGCCCGCGATGCCGCCCAGCAGCGGCTGGAGACCCTCGAGATCGTCGCCGGGACCATCCCGGCGCACGGGCGCGGCATCGTGGTCTCGATCGCGGACCCCACCGGCGGCGTGCGCTCCTCGACCCTGCTCGGCGTCCTCCAGGAGCTGCGCAACGCCGGGGCCGAGGTGGTCCAGATCGACGACGTCCGGGTGGTGGCCTCCAGCTCGATCACCACCGCCGCGGACGGGCGGCTGGTCGTGGACGGATCCGTCCTCACCGCTCCTTACACGATCCGGGCGGTGGGCGATCCGGAGGTCATGGAGCCTGCTCTGCGGATCCCCGGCGGCGCCGCGGACTCGGTGACCGGCGACGGCGGGACGCTCGCGGTGGCGATCGAGCCGGACGTGCAGATCGACGCGACGGTGGAGCTGTCCGAGCCGGAGTACTCCCGCGTGGTCAAGTGA